Proteins from one Methanococcus maripaludis C5 genomic window:
- a CDS encoding carboxymuconolactone decarboxylase family protein — MNENSSISDEKLFKLMEIVKKRYGKVPYIIEKMKTNPKLLESKINYDEAVVDDYKHIDPKTAELISIAVVSALGCEHCIEFHIEAAKKMGISEEQIMTAVLIAGSLSNAAVLSKSTRALQKVNNTLKYDENSLSCPECNILGTK, encoded by the coding sequence ATGAATGAAAACAGTTCAATTTCTGATGAAAAATTATTCAAATTAATGGAAATCGTTAAAAAAAGGTACGGAAAAGTTCCGTACATTATTGAAAAAATGAAAACTAATCCAAAACTTTTAGAATCAAAAATCAACTACGATGAAGCTGTTGTTGATGATTACAAGCATATTGACCCAAAAACTGCGGAATTGATTTCTATTGCAGTTGTTTCAGCTCTCGGTTGTGAACACTGCATCGAATTTCACATCGAAGCTGCTAAAAAAATGGGAATAAGTGAAGAACAGATTATGACTGCTGTTTTAATTGCAGGATCATTATCAAATGCAGCAGTTCTTTCGAAATCAACACGTGCACTTCAAAAAGTAAACAATACACTAAAATACGATGAAAATAGCCTAAGCTGTCCTGAATGTAATATTTTAGGAACAAAATAA